The following coding sequences are from one Megachile rotundata isolate GNS110a chromosome 13, iyMegRotu1, whole genome shotgun sequence window:
- the LOC100880217 gene encoding farnesol dehydrogenase: protein MERWSNKVALITGANSGIGRCLTECLVGKGMTVVGIARRVDKIKALAEELKSKPGKLFPLQCDLCNQNDIMRTMEWIEKNLGAINILINNAAINMDVTMHTGEMDDLRKIFDVNFLGLTCMTKEALKLMKKKGINNGVIVNINDVCGLKVPITCDRPVSPAYICSKFALTALTECLRSELAQLESNIKVISISPGLVETEMTTQWLRENPRLALKPKDVSDCVLFALQTPDTVLIKDLTVTPIRETM, encoded by the exons ATGGAACGTTGGTCCAACAAAGTTGCTCTAATCACCGGCGCCAACTCTGGCATTGGAAGGTGCCTGACTGAATGTCTGGTTGGCAAGGGAATGACAGTTGTTGGCATTGCTCGTCGTGTGGACAAAATAAAG GCACTTGCTGAGGAACTGAAATCAAAACCAGGAAAACTGTTCCCGCTCCAATGCGACCTTTGCAATCAAAATGATATCATGCGCACGATGGAATGGATTGAGAAGAACCTGGGAGCCATCAATATTCTCATCAACAATGCTGCCATCAATATGGATGTCACAATGCACACCGGTGAAATGGATGATTTGAGAAAGATCTTCGATGTGAATTTCTTAGGATTGACTTGCATGACCAAGGAAGCCTTGAAATTAATGAAGAAGAAGG GAATCAACAATGGTGTCATTGTAAATATCAACGACGTATGTGGACTGAAAGTACCAATCACGTGTGACCGTCCGGTATCTCCAGCTTACATCTGTAGCAAATTTGCTTTGACTGCTCTTACAGAATGCCTCCGGTCAGAACTGGCGCAACTCGAGTCTAATATCAAAGTCATT TCCATTTCTCCTGGTTTGGTGGAGACCGAGATGACCACACAATGGTTGAGAGAAAATCCTCGCCTGGCTTTGAAACCCAAAGACGTGTCCGACTGTGTTCTCTTCGCGTTGCAAACTCCAGACACTGTTTTGATCAAGGATCTTACAGTGACACCAATTCGTGAGACAATGTAA